A region from the Streptomyces sp. 3214.6 genome encodes:
- a CDS encoding sporulation-delaying protein SdpB family protein produces the protein MPEAAERFDPRTNVYGLMRTLIAVGMFATLFLTPAAALFHPVIGMKDAPYCDGLSAISGFCVGGDALSPEVRRYLLAAVLIPVMIGWRPRFWVIPHWWVAFSIASSLSLPDGGDTVALILTLSIVPFGLVDDRRWHWSTKGGAKQLGGSAAAFCYVTHWAIRIQVAGIYFQSSVAKFGVAEWADGTALAYWLNDPFFGLLPFWQPVMQPLLENAYTVTALTWGVLVMELALAFSLFWKAEVRRKTLWLGIALHAGIALFMGLFSFAFIMFGALVIAYQVPTTNLALPRLAALRARRAARDDEAPETSLRDTTLVPG, from the coding sequence GTGCCCGAAGCCGCCGAACGGTTCGACCCACGCACCAATGTGTACGGTCTGATGCGCACGCTGATCGCCGTGGGCATGTTCGCCACACTGTTCCTCACCCCGGCCGCGGCCCTGTTCCATCCCGTCATCGGCATGAAGGACGCCCCGTACTGCGACGGGCTGTCCGCGATCTCGGGATTCTGTGTCGGCGGGGACGCGCTGAGTCCGGAGGTGCGCCGCTATCTGCTGGCAGCCGTTCTGATCCCCGTGATGATCGGCTGGCGGCCGAGGTTCTGGGTGATACCGCACTGGTGGGTCGCGTTCAGCATCGCCTCCTCGCTCAGTCTGCCCGACGGCGGAGACACGGTGGCCCTGATCCTCACCCTGTCCATAGTTCCGTTCGGGCTGGTGGACGACAGAAGGTGGCACTGGAGCACCAAGGGTGGTGCTAAGCAACTCGGCGGTTCCGCCGCCGCCTTCTGCTACGTCACTCACTGGGCCATCCGGATCCAGGTGGCCGGCATCTATTTCCAGTCGTCTGTGGCGAAGTTCGGCGTGGCGGAATGGGCGGACGGTACCGCGCTCGCCTATTGGCTCAACGATCCGTTCTTCGGTCTCCTGCCGTTCTGGCAGCCCGTGATGCAGCCCCTGCTGGAGAACGCGTACACGGTCACCGCCCTGACCTGGGGAGTCCTCGTCATGGAACTCGCCCTAGCGTTCTCGCTCTTCTGGAAGGCCGAGGTGCGCCGCAAGACGCTCTGGCTGGGAATCGCTCTCCACGCGGGGATCGCGCTCTTCATGGGCCTCTTCAGCTTCGCGTTCATCATGTTCGGCGCCCTGGTCATCGCCTACCAGGTTCCGACCACGAACCTCGCCCTTCCCCGGTTGGCGGCGCTACGAGCGCGGCGCGCGGCCCGTGACGACGAGGCGCCCGAGACATCGCTGCGGGACACGACTCTCGTTCCCGGCTGA
- a CDS encoding SdpA family antimicrobial peptide system protein — translation MTSLLVALPSSAVTSPGVVASRQYVSKVWPQGWSFFTKSPRSPSNGAYRISSDGPPRSLLIGPNASASNLFGASRRTRAQGPELATLMYATPGRAWKKCKGYTVSDCGLDDFGKAPKIRNDSPIPTLCGKAVLTLEEPIPWAWRKLTEGQYRVTKAAEVNIQC, via the coding sequence GTGACGTCGCTGCTGGTGGCCCTGCCGAGTTCGGCAGTCACTTCGCCGGGAGTCGTCGCATCGCGTCAATACGTCAGCAAGGTCTGGCCCCAGGGCTGGTCGTTCTTCACGAAGAGTCCCCGGAGCCCGTCGAACGGTGCTTACAGGATTTCGTCCGACGGGCCGCCACGGAGCTTGCTCATCGGACCCAACGCGTCCGCGTCCAATCTGTTCGGGGCCAGCAGAAGAACACGGGCCCAAGGCCCCGAGCTGGCAACCCTGATGTATGCCACACCGGGGCGGGCCTGGAAGAAATGTAAGGGGTACACGGTCTCCGACTGCGGCCTCGACGATTTCGGCAAGGCTCCGAAGATCCGCAACGATTCTCCGATCCCGACGCTGTGCGGGAAGGCCGTGCTCACCCTTGAGGAACCGATTCCATGGGCCTGGCGAAAGCTGACAGAAGGTCAGTATCGGGTCACGAAGGCGGCGGAGGTGAACATCCAGTGCTGA